The genomic interval TCCTTGAGACCATTGCTTCCCATTTTGGGCGTGTTCTAAAAATTGATGAACATACTCTATCGCTCTCACGATCTAAATATGCTCGCATTTGCGTGGAAATCGACCTTGATCTCCCCCTTCAAAAGGGGACTTGGGTAAACTATGGCGATAACTCTATTTTCATAATCGCCCTATATGTAAAATTGCCAGTTTTCTGTTATAGTTGCGGAAGGGTTGGCCATGGGGAGTCCAGTTGCCCCTTCATCAGCAGCCGGAACATGCTCCTTCCCATCGCCCCCACCTTCCTCTTCGGAGATGCAGATGGAGGTTGATGGCCGAGGGGACGTGCTCTCGGGCGTGGTGCCGACGGATGGCGGGATCGCCCCTTGGCTGACAACCCTGACCCTATTCCTCCACAACCGGTCGGGGATGATTCTCAGGAATTTGGTGCCTGGTTAAAGCCACGTAGTCGCAGGGCGTGGCCACGGCGGAGCGCCCGGTGATTctcgaaaccctaatctataGCAGCTGCTCGGGAGCGAAGGCTTGGATTCGAGACAGCGTGGTCTCGTGATCCGGAACCGCCTTCCCGCTTCTCAACACGTGGCGGTCGCCGCCTGCCGTCGTGCATGCTCGTTACACCTCGCAGCCTCTCTGATTTCCCTAATCTCGAGTCTTCCAAAACTTTTCAAAGCGATCCAGCCGTTGGAGAGAGGACATCCTCTTATCCCGTGGACGGCTACTGTGATCCCCATACTGGTCCCGAGAAAGTATCTGACACCTCTTCTCCCCTTGCACTGCCCGAGGGAAACCCTGACAAGAGCGCTGCTCCTTGCTCTGTTCTCACACTTCCTGTCTCTTCACCACCCCGACGCCTGCCCGAGAGAGTCCACATCATGCGCCGGCCCTAGCTCCGATCTTACACTTGTTCCCGGGCCTCGCTCTGACGTTGGAACCTCCATCCCTCTGTCTCCCCCTCACAACCCCTCCTCCACCCCCTTACTGATTTCCTCTATTCGACATGAAGACCTTGACCATTCCCACATTTCTCTGGTGGAAAATATCAAGATTGCTCTCCTCCCCTCATCTAACCCGGACCTTCTTATGGAGGATCGAGGAGACATCTGGGTTCTTTACTTGGTTCCGAGGGCTCAGCTCGACCTTGGGAACCCGGATGAGCGATATTCCTCTTGCGCACTCATCGGAAAGACATTAAAGCGAGGCCACGGCCGAGGCGCTCCTACTAAAAACAAGTCTCGCTCCAAAAAGGGCGTTCCACTTCCACCGTTaacttttcttttgttcttctcCTTATTTTTCTCGTGCTTATGGTTATCGAGACTAAGATCATCTCCGGAACCGCCTGGGGTTTCTAATTCCCTTACTATTGATCGTATTAAGGATTTCATGCGTCGCTCTAAACCTGATATTATTTGTCTCCTTGAAACTAAAGCGGACACTGATCGTTCTCTTCACTTTTTGTGGCGATTTGAGGGACCGGGAGTGGGCGGCTATCCCGACTCAGGGGCTTCTCCGGGGTATCATCATTCTCGGTCTCGTTGTTCAGGGAATGTTACTCCCATTCTTGCTACCCGTTTTTCACTCAACTTGGTTATTTCTGTCTCGTGGATGGGCTCTCGATTCTTTCTGGTCATTTTACAACTCCCAATCTTTAAGGGACCAAAAGTTTCTTTGGTATACCTTATGTCGAGTATTTCCGGTACCCACACGCCTACAGCTTCTCGCAGGCGACTTCAACGCAGTTACCTCGGATCTTGACTACATGGGAGGCAACTCTCGGTCTTATACTTCCAAATCTAgctctttttaattctttttatttctaacaATCATCTTCGGACCTCGGTTTTGTGGGTTCTAGATTCACTCGAGCAATAATCGGTCTGCGCTTTGCCCGCTTGGGCTAGGCTCGCTGGATGTATTCTTGGCCACTCAGGATCTGGATGGCTCGTTTTGCTTCCATTTCCGTCAAGCACCTCCGCGTCTAGGTACTCCCGACCACTCTCCCATTTTTCTCAATGCCCATCCCTACATTCCTTCCAAGAATCGCACTTTTcgcttttgataatttttttggtttgaatatGATAAGCCGCCATGCTCATGTTATTAATGCCTTTAGCAATAATACCCACTCTTCACCTATGCACTCTTTTCACCACTGCATCGCCAAAACCAGAGCTAAGCTTATCTCTTGGAGAACTGCAGGTATTCATCCGATCGACACTGAAATGGCCAACCTTGAGGCGGAGATTAGGCGTATGGAAGAGTTGCTCGACCTCGCCGCCTCGATCCTCAGCTTCATTGTTAGCTCCCGGTCACCGAAACGAGGCTTGCGGCCCTCTCCCGTCAAAGCTCCATCTTACGGGCCCAGCGTGCTCACCTTCGATGGCTTAATCACGGGGATACCAATTGCATCACGCACCGTCAAAGCACGTCGGAGTTAAATCCAAGATTCACTCCATTCGATCCAAACTTTCGGTATTATCCTACTTCTCCGATGATATCGATAGCGAATTTTTATCGTTCTACCGTAATCTCTGGACCTCTTCTTCCTCTGCCTCTTTGGATCACCTTTTCGCCTCCCTTCCTGATGATTTTCCCAGCGTTATTGTCCGATGACAAGGGACGATCTAATCAAACACTCACCAAGGGGAGGTTCTCCCGATCCCTAGGTCTTTGTCGCGTGGAAAAATCACCGAGTCCCTGATGGCTTTAATGTGgaatttttatctcttttctaTGGAATATTCTTGGGGATCACTTGTTCGAGCTATCAACCATTTTTCTCTCGGCCAACTTGCCTTGTTCTTGGGGGAAAAACTTATGTTGTGCTTATTCCTAAAAATTGATTGACCCCTTTAAAGTCTCACGATTTTCGTCCTATCTCCTTATGCGACGTCTGCTACAAAATCATAACTAAAATCCTTGCCGAGAGACTTAAACTTGTGCTCCCTAAATTAATTGGCCCACCGAGCTAATCGGCTTTCTTGAGTAGGTCCACTTTTTGACAACATCCTTGCCGTCCAGGAAATTGTCCACTCTATGGAATCTGATCGTATCAACCCCCCTAGGATGCTTCTTAAAGTAGATATCGAGAAGGCTTTCGACACGTGGAATGGAAAAACAATCCTTGCAACCCTCCTTAGGATGGGATTCCCGATATTTGGATTCGTTGGATTGAGTCCCTGCGATTTTCTTCGCCTCTTTTTCAATTCTCATCAATGGCAAACCCAGTTGTTGGTTTTCTAGTACCAGGGGAGTGAGGCAGGGGGATCCTATTTCTCCCCTTCTCTTCTACTGCAGTTACCCAAAACCTTTCCGCTATTCTTAACCATGCCCTGCATTCTAATTTCCTGTCTGGATTTGATCCTTCTCTTCCTAGAAACTTTAACCACCTCATGTTCGCTGACGATCTCATTCTTATTGTTAAGGCCTCCCGGAAAAATCACTAGAAATGTTCTATTTTGTCTCAATTTATATGCTAGCATTTACGGTCAACACCCTAACATTAACAAATCGCCTTTTACCTTCCTAGTTGGTTTTAATAAAAGAGTTTCCAAGTCTCTTGCTTCTATTACAGGCTTTCAGACTTGGTTGCTTCCCTTTCACTTATCACGGGAGCTCCTATCTCTCTTCTCGCATCCCTAACACTCACTTTAATTCCTTAATTGATAAAACTGCTTCTTCTATTGGGGCCTGGAACCACTCTCTTGTCTCCCAAGCTGGTAGGGTTGTCCTTCTCAACTCCTGTATTTTCTCCCTACCGCTGTGTCTTACTGCTATCTTCCATCTCCCGGACTCGATCTCGGACTCCATTTCTAAGCTCGCTCGCAACTTCCTTTGGGGTAGGCATGGTAGGGATTCGGTTTCCCATTCCATTGGTTGAGAAGCAGTCACTCTATCTAAGTCCGAGGGGGCCTTGGACTCAGAACCTTAGGAATGCGAGATTGCTCTCCTTGCCAAACATGTGTTTTTCCATCATTAATAATGACGATAAGCTTTTGGGTCTCTGTTTTTCTCCACAAGTATGACAATTGGCTCATTTGGAGGGATGCTCCTCATGCTAATGCCTCTCAATTCTACAAAGACATTACCAAAATCTTGAAAATCATCAGACCTAATCTTCACATGAGTGTTTGTAACCCCAGCCTCTCCAATGTTTGGGATGACCCTTGGATCCTTGACCTTCCCTTTAAACCGTAAGCCTACTTATCTTAATATGAACTGCATTGATAACATTTCTATTAGTTCTTTTGTGCTTAATGGGACCTATAATACTCATGTGTGTTCCGATTTATTTGGTGATATTTCATGGCATGCCACTCTTAATAACACTATCTTTGATTACGGTGTGAGGAATGATTGGGTTTGGCGCCCTAACTCCTCCTTGGCCTCTACTGTACGCCATTTATGACCATTTTAACTCTGATTGTCCTCTTAATGATGGTTGGAAGGGGCTGGAACCTCATTTGGAAACTCTTGGTCCCTCCTCGTGTTAAAATTTTCGTTTGGAAATTGGCTCATGGTAAGCTCCCAACTGGCAACTATTTGTATAATATTAACATTGGTCCTGATACTTCCTGTACTCTCTGCGGTCTCTTTCCTGAGACGGCGGACCATCTACTCTGGCATTGTCGCTGGGCTATTTCCTGTTGGGATACTATCTTCACTTGGTTGGGCTTGGATCATTCCTTCCACATCCTCCTCTGCAATGGATCTTGGCTTACTTGCAACTTCTTATGTGCCTTTAGCTGTGATTTTGCCAGGGCCCTCATTGCTTTGGTCGCTTGGCACATCTGGACTGTGAGATGTCATAAAATCTTTCGGCATTCCCTGCCTAATTTCAGCCAGATACCTTCTAAAGCCTGGGCTAGCGCCCATGATTACTTTTCTGTCCATGGTTTTCTTTGCAGGAACTTGACTCGGGGTCTGATTCCCTTCCATCCTGCTCTCTGGGTGTTCTCTGATGCCGCTTGGGACCCTCTCACCGGTAAGGCTGGCTTTGGATTCATCATCACCACTAATAGAAACATCATTCTCCTTGCAGGTGCTGCCGGTGACACCTGCGCTTCCTCAATTGACGCTGAGCTCCATGCCATTCATCTCGCCTTGACTCATTGCTGTTCTAACAACTGGTCTCCAAGCAAGCTTTACTCTGATTGCCGATGCGCGCTCGATCTTATTGACAACTTCAACAATGTGACCGCCTGGCGCTCTGCCGATATCATCCACTCCATCAAACGCTTCACTTATCAATGGCCGGATTTAACTTGGGAGCATGTTCCCCGCGACTTCAACTGTGTGGCCGACAGCCTCGCCCATTTCGGCAGCCTCAACCCACAGATTTCTCTCTTTGCGCAGGGCCGCGATCGCCCTCGTTGGCTTGACGACCTATGCTCTTCTTCGAACTTCTCCTTTtaatttctgtttttatttctgTTCTGTCTTTTTTCCCTTTCCTCTAGCTACTTGTAGCTCTTTTTGCAAAAaaacacagagagagagagagagagagagagagagagagagagaagagagagatgCCGCTTGGGAAGTACCACTGTGATTACTGTGACAAGGAGTTCTTGGACACACCGCCGGCGAGGAAGCGGCACTTGCAGGGCACTCAGCACAAGCGCGCCCGTGCCCTCTGGTACGATTCCATCAAAGCTGGTATCGTAGCCTAATCTCTTCTTCTTATGTTCTTTCGCGCATTTCATCAAATACCTTGTGTGATTTGAATTCTCATAATACCAGATCCAGCTGGTGGGTTTGTTTTTGTTCAATCCCATGGAAACATTCCTCAGGGTGTTTGCCATCACTTCGTTCGCACGGTGAAGTCCCTTATTCACACTCTTTCATCCTCATTCAAACCCTAAAAATTCAATCTTTTCGGTATTAATTGATAATTTGATGTGTTGTATGCTTGTTCTCGCAGGGAATTTGCAAGTTTGGGGATTCTTGCAAGTACTTTCATCCACAACACAATGTTCTAAACCCAGCTCAGAAGGTTGCAGGTGAGAGTCTTAACCATTATTTTGATTGACAGTAAGAGATTTATCATCCTGTTTGTATAGACATGTCTTTTTGATATGATATAATCTTGTTGACTTATCTGGATTGATGAGCTTGATGAGTTCATTCCTTTCTTTTGACAAACTCTCTGGTTGTTAGGTTGTTTAATCAATGGTGTGATCATATTGAAGACATTGTTTTATACTTAATCTTTTCATCAGTTTGAAACTTGTATTTCCACTTTCTAGTCTTTCGATTCCATATCATATAAAAGTTTATAGAGATTTGTAGTTGCAATCTTGCCGGCTCCTCTAGATTGATATACTCAATGAGGTCATCATTCCCTTCTCTGAAAAATTATGTGGAACCTTAGTCAACGGTACGATCGCGCATTGAAGAATTGTTCAAACACTTAATTTTCATATTGAAAAATTCATTGGTATGCTTGCTTATGCAAGGGTCAGAGTTGACCAATATTGTTTCTGATTGCCGATTCATTGTTTGAGTTTGATTTTCATATCGCTTGACTTTCTGCTTTTGAATGTTTTTGTCTTATAAGATTAAACATTGAactaataaattgatatttttttcatgcctgatttgttgctttggttttCCTCctcattataaattataaaggaAACAAAAGGAATTTGAGTGGAATTTAATTGGAAACTTTTATGTTATCTTCCTGTTTTTTTCATGcctgatttgttgctttggtttGCCTTCTGCTCATGATAAATTATAAAGTCATAAAAGGAATTTGAGTGGAATTTAATTGGAAACTCTTATGTTATCTTATTATGTCTTTCAGCAATTCTATAACTTCTAAATTTCTTATATGATCATAGTTTAGAATTCCTATTTGTTCTGTagacaacatatatatatatatatatatgatgatgatgatgatgatgatgatgatgatgatgatgatgatgatgatgatgatgatgaatggtAGAATTTGGAGAGCATTACcgactttatttattttcttttgtgttgtAATCCTGTTTCTCAGTGATGGTTGCTTACATTTGGTATTGGTTATTAGGGACAAGTATTATGAGGACATTACAGCCACCTGTTTTTCCTGGCAATCAACCGCCGGGAACTAATCTTTTGTCTGGTAAGTTTTTGTCATACTCATTTGTTCATCAGAACATTACATTATTGTTTCTGACATCGGTTTAATCCAACTGAACTCAATTgcatcaattattattaaattgtgTAAACCAGATGATCTGAAAACCAGTATATGCCATTTTCCGCAGGGAATAGCATTGGAGATGCCGGAATTTCCTGGGGAAACTTGCCGCCTTCTCTGAGACCTCCTCCGGAAGGTGGTTATCCTCCATTGCCTTTCATCGACTGGGGATAACTTCTATTCCAATGACGTCGTTTTATGAGTTAATTCTTCGAAGTGTTTCCCGACAACAATGTAATACAAAGTTATGAGATGAGTATCATGTAATGACATTTACAACATTGAGAATCAAATAAGAGACAAAATCAAAAGTACATACAGAACTTGATTGCAGTGTTGCATAAATGCAGAACTTGAATTGCAGGTTTAATTTACAGCTCAGAAACTTTCAGTTCCCTGTTTCCACTCAACATTTAATAATCCAAAATGGTTAAACTTTCTGCAGCTTTAACAATATGTTATCCATGGTCTTAACTTTGATGTGATCCCACATAAATGCCACTCTTCTAAAGCCACTTTGACTTTGTTATCAGTGTTAGGCCACAAGTCCTCACCATATCTACTTTCTTTACTTTCTTAACCCAATCAAACCTTAAATTAGTTTCAACTTAAACTAATTAATGAGCTCACTCACAACTCAACCTTCATCAACCTTAATTAGATTAACTAGCAAGATAATGAGAATGACGGTAAGGTACAAGACAGCCTCAAAATCTTAATATAAACCTCCATTACTTCTCATCCATTAGACTAAAAACTAAGGTAATgaaaaatagtattaattacACAAAACAcactcattctctctctctctttctctacaataaacaaagaagaagaaccaaACAATAAAGGTTGGTAGTATTCTaaccacacaaacaaacacacaatCCAATATGGACTCCATCCTCTATTTCTTCTTAGTTTGCATTACCACTTACTCCTATGAATTTGCACAAAAACACTAAACAAGCACCACTAAAaccatctttctctctctatagATTTGGTCCCAAAGAAAGAAGGCATGTCAAAAGAACATGGGGTTGCTACTAGCCTCTAAAAACCTCAAAGCTCTCACCTTTATCATCTATATATCACcattcaccaccaccaccaccttatGCACTCTCCACCACCTTCTCAAAAAGCCATTCTCCTCCACCCCAGTGCAACTGGTCGGTTGCCGTCATTTCATTATTAATCCTCCATTCTCATTCTtcaactctatatatatacaaaacctCTCCCCATTCTTCCCAACTTGCCATACTTTTTCCAAACTCTAGCTCTACCTATTCACTTCAtacttgcatatatatatatatatatatatatagagtttaTTGCAGGCTTTTGTATTCAAGGCTGTGATGGAAGAAGTCAGTAAAACAATGCTCACATTCCTCTTCTGCATCTCTACTTTGCTTCCTTGCATTTATTCCAGAACTGGAAACCATCACCACAAACACCAACACCATCAacataaatcatcatccatTGCATTGCCTCCATCTCCAGACTCTCACATTCCTGATGATCTCTCTCCTTCTATTTCCCTGCTccttctccattttctgataACATTTTTAATGTGAGATCATTTGAGCTGTTGGAGATGGTGTAGCAGATGATACTGAAGCCTTTTAAGACGGCATGGGTTTCCGCTATGAAGCTTCTCCGGCCGTCGTTCTTGTGCCGGCAGGCTTTACTTTTATGATACAATCTATCATCTTCACTGGTCCCTGTCAAAATGGCATTGTGCTTCAGGTAATTAATCAATCAGAGAAGAAAAAATCTTTCTGAATTCATTAGCTAATAATCACATactgatcaatatatatatatatatatatataattaaaggtTGAAGGAGTGATCATGCCACCGGACGGTCCTGATTCATGGCCGGCGAACATTCACAGAAAGCAATGGCTAGTCTTCTACAAAGCCGACGGACTTATTCTTCACGGAGGTGGACTTATCGATGGCCGCGGCGAAAAATGGTGGAACCTCCCTTGCAAACCTCACAAGGTTtgtccaattatatatatatatatatatatatacaacaccactacaagaaaaacagctTGCATCAGCGACTTTGAATTTTCCATCACCGAAAACTACAATTCCGTCACCTTTTGGTGATCTCACGATTTGAACCGGGCTCTCGTTGGAAAGCGTTTGTTGGAAAATTTTGTGTCATGATGATATTCCAGTAGGAAATATTTTTCCGTGGTAATGCTAGAGCATCACCGCGTAATATTCTCGTTAGtgaatccaaaataaaaacccgaaatttgaaataagaaaaatacatatCACCGACGGAATTACATCACGGATATACTCACTTCACCAGCGGAATTACGTTAGTAAATATCTTTTTAACACCAACGAAATTCCGTCGGTGATGTGGTGTATTACCCACGAATTCCGTCATTAAAAATTATCACCCTACGGAAATCTATATTTGAGTCTCTTCATTACCAAATGAATTCGATCACTCGATATTATATATCATCGAATGAATTCCATCAGCTGATAGTAGTATATCACCCTATGGAATTCCACCGTAATGATGGAATTCATCACCGATGTTGTGATATTACCGACGAAATTCATTACCAAATAattatcacccacggaattAGGTATTTAGTCTCTGATCACCGACGTAAATTCCGCCACAGGATACTCGATTCACCCACCGAATTTCGTCGGGAAAGTCTTTTTAACACCAGCGAATTTTTGTCACCCATGTGGTGTATTACCCACTGATTTCGGTCACTAAAAGAATATCCCCACGGAATCAATCCATTTTACATCCAAATGAATTCGAGTCACTAAAActcttatattatattattaattatatttatcctGCTTGATTTCCTTGTACCAATACATATAAGAACAAAATGGTGGTCTACCACAATATTAAATCATCATTTCAAAGTGGTACATACATCATCGATAAATAACAAGTCTTAACCAAGATTACATAAAACAGCATTACCATATGTGTAGCATATATTAATCTTTTAATATTCAAAGTGGTGGTCTCCCGTGTCTTTTATCCCTGCGAGGTAGTGTAGAAGGTCCTATTGAAGCATTTTGTAAACATACGCTGCAGGATTAAACATTTCCATCATTTTGTTCAAGATACTTCTTGATATCCGCCCGTATCGCTCGCTTGCTTCTCTACTTTATCCTCTAAGTTGATTATTCTGTCTTTCACTAGTGTCACTTCTTCACGTAAATTGTCAATTTCAACTGGAGTTTGTTCACGTTCATGATTCGGACGACTACAAGCCGAGTATGATGCATCTCCAGCATTGATGGAAGTAGATATGAAATTCTTACCACGTGGCGTGATTCCAAACCCATAGAAATGAGTGCGTGTAGTACCTTGCCCTCCAATTGCATCACACCAAACTTCTGGGTCAAACTCAGGATGATTGGCTTCATCAGGACCATACTTTTGACTCATTGAAGAAGTATAAGcttcctataaaaaaataacaaaccaaTTAGATCAACATATacttcaaaattaatttataaactaGCTAGTTGCAATTTCATTAATATACATATCAATGATCCTACATTTCTACATCACAATAAAAagttgacaataaaaaaaaaaattgtgatgtaATAATCCCCATACAAGAAGCATATTCAGTTTTTGGCACAAGAAGCATGCACAAATAGAAATACATGCAattgtaagaaaacatatgtaaaTTCTCCTATATGGCCATGATGGAAAGCACACCATGATTAAATTCTATAAATACTATCTCTAAAAGTAGCACATTTATTCACCAATaaagtgaaaaagaaatattaagaaCATAGACAACCACATAAGAAAAGAAGTGCACATTATCAAAGGCATACACTTACACAGACATTCTTGGACTTATGATCAACAAAATCACCTTGACCTTTCTCACGTTTGTAGGGTGCGGTTGAACAATTCTCCATAGGTTGGTTTTcggtttagttgtttttttcctACATGACAATATTAAATAAGAGATTATAAAGACACGCTctagtaaaaatttaaaatatgaattgtgtACATACCATCCTCTCCGCATGAACCATAAAAAGGGATCGATCCACCGGTATGCTTGGTGATGCTTCCATCCTTCTCGAGTCATCCTATTTCGCTAGCCATTAATTGATCGATTTTTTTCCATGCATCCGTAGTCCACACATCACTAACCAATCGATCCCAAATGTCCAGTCGAATCCAACCTACATTGTAACCTTTGCACTTTGAAATTTCACTAACACCAAAATGTCTCATTGCccgcttcctttcttcttccaaCATACCACGCAACCGTTCCTTGCACGTAGTCTCCCAAATTGCTCTCACAACTTTTGCTTTCTCAATAGGCCACATAAATTTTCCCTACCAAATAAGACATGGGTAAAAATTTCACCATTAGATTATCTTGTTGCAGAAGTAGAACAAGACATTTAAGAATATCATAGAGTGTGTATTGGGctataagattaaaaaataatataataataatgtcaAAAGACCGTAATATTAAGAAATAGAACAAGACATGATTCAAATACTCATCTGTGTTCCTGATTTAGAGCTATGAATTCCACCCCACTCTCATATAGTTAACTATAGTTTATTTTTAGAGTTATCTTAATGAATTTTTCATATCTATCCACATGACTTGGTAAGTATCTTCAAGTGATCATGTATATacaattagaaaagaaaactaaacaaGCTTGAAATTCATGCATGAGATCATCGTTTATTTGTCCACGTATCTTTTACATGCATGTTTGATAATTAAATCTTCAACTATAGAAATCAGTTTACCAAGTCATAATCTTTTTATGTTATGTGTACATTGTCAATGTAAGCGCATGTATTATGTTATGTGTATagcttaaataaaatatgatttacaccttattaaaataccaaacaagAGCATATTGGTAGCAAGAATCAA from Dioscorea cayenensis subsp. rotundata cultivar TDr96_F1 chromosome 7, TDr96_F1_v2_PseudoChromosome.rev07_lg8_w22 25.fasta, whole genome shotgun sequence carries:
- the LOC120264644 gene encoding uncharacterized protein LOC120264644 — protein: MVGRGWNLIWKLLVPPRVKIFVWKLAHGKLPTGNYLYNINIGPDTSCTLCGLFPETADHLLWHCRWAISCWDTIFTWLGLDHSFHILLCNGSWLTCNFLCAFSCDFARALIALVAWHIWTVRCHKIFRHSLPNFSQIPSKAWASAHDYFSVHGFLCRNLTRGLIPFHPALWVFSDAAWDPLTGKAGFGFIITTNRNIILLAGAAGDTCASSIDAELHAIHLALTHCCSNNWSPSKLYSDCRCALDLIDNFNNVTAWRSADIIHSIKRFTYQWPDLTWEHVPRDFNCVADSLAHFGSLNPQISLFAQGRDRPRWLDDLCSSSNFSF
- the LOC120265841 gene encoding zinc finger CCCH domain-containing protein 3-like, with protein sequence MPLGKYHCDYCDKEFLDTPPARKRHLQGTQHKRARALWYDSIKADPAGGFVFVQSHGNIPQGVCHHFVRTGICKFGDSCKYFHPQHNVLNPAQKVAGTSIMRTLQPPVFPGNQPPGTNLLSGNSIGDAGISWGNLPPSLRPPPEGGYPPLPFIDWG